The following proteins are encoded in a genomic region of Alnus glutinosa chromosome 8, dhAlnGlut1.1, whole genome shotgun sequence:
- the LOC133874822 gene encoding leucine-rich repeat receptor-like serine/threonine/tyrosine-protein kinase SOBIR1 has translation MATSPHLSLLTFFSLFLLTQARLILNPSDLKALSIIQKHLGLDGHQPYLSTKPCITPGVFCERRLSNNNTYELRVTRLVFKSQRLTGFLSPAIGRLSELKELSVPNNQLVDQVPSQIVDCRKLEILNLQSNQFSGEIPSELSSLIRLRVLDLASNRFSGDLGFLKYFPNLENLSLADNLFTGKIPPSIRSFRNLRFFNFSGNQFLEGSAPLMDRLANSASDVPKRYILAENSNGTGRSNNTAPSTAPAPSPGQPPHKHKKNSKRKLAGWILGFLAGALAGSISGLIFSLLFKLIWAVVKGGGREPGPSIFSPLIKKAEDLAFLEKEDGLASFQIIGKGGCGEVYKAELPGSNGKMIAIKKITQPPKDAAELTDEDSKLLTKKMRQIRSEINTVGQIRHRNLLPLLAHMSRPDCHYLVYEFMKNGSLQDMLNPAPDGSTRDFDWFARLKVAIGVAAGLEYLHMNHSPRIIHRDLKPGNVLLDDDMEARIADFGLAKAMPDANTHISTSNLAGTVGYIAPEYHQTLKFTDKCDIYSFGVLLGVLVMGKLPSDNFFQETTEMSLVKWMRNVLTSENPRQALDPKLLGNGFEEQMLLVLKIACFCTLDDPKQRPNSKDVRCMLTQIRH, from the coding sequence ATGGCGACCTCTCCCCACCTCTCCCTCCTCACTTTCTTCTCCCTATTCCTCCTCACTCAGGCGAGATTAATTCTCAACCCTTCTGATCTCAAAGCCCTCTCCATCATCCAAAAACACTTGGGCCTCGACGGTCACCAACCTTACCTCTCTACCAAACCTTGCATCACCCCCGGCGTATTCTGTGAGAGGAGACTCTCAAACAACAACACCTATGAGCTCAGAGTAACTAGACTCGTCTTTAAATCCCAAAGGCTCACTGGGTTCCTGTCACCGGCGATCGGACGGCTCTCTGAGCTCAAAGAGCTCTCTGTTCCTAACAACCAACTCGTTGACCAAGTACCATCCCAAATCGTTGACTGCCGGAAACTGGAAATTCTCAACCTCCAAAGCAACCAGTTTTCAGGGGAAATCCCAAGCGAGTTATCCTCACTTATACGCCTTCGAGTCCTTGATCTTGCTTCCAATAGATTTTCCGGGGACTTGGGTTTCTTGAAGTATTTTCCCAACTTGGAAAATCTCTCTCTTGCAGACAATCTCTTCACTGGGAAAATTCCGCCATCCATTCGTTCTTTCCGTAATCTCAGATTCTTCAACTTCTCTGGAAATCAATTTCTTGAAGGTTCAGCCCCATTGATGGACAGGCTGGCAAACTCAGCATCCGATGTCCCAAAACGTTACATTTTAGCTGAGAATTCAAATGGAACTGGAAGAAGCAACAATACAGCACCATCTACTGCTCCAGCTCCTTCTCCAGGGCAACCACCtcacaaacataaaaaaaatagcaagaggAAGCTAGCTGGGTGGATTCTCGGATTCCTGGCTGGAGCACTGGCAGGATCCATATCTGGGCTCATCTTTTCCTTGCTGTTTAAACTGATCTGGGCGGTTGTAAAAGGTGGAGGGAGGGAACCGGGCCCTTCAATCTTTAGTCCTTTGATCAAAAAAGCAGAGGACTTGGCTTTCTTGGAGAAAGAGGATGGACTGGCTTCGTTTCAAATCATAGGAAAAGGTGGGTGTGGTGAGGTTTACAAGGCTGAATTGCCTGGAAGCAATGGCAAAATGATTGCCATAAAGAAGATAACTCAACCTCCAAAGGATGCGGCAGAATTGACTGACGAAGACAGTAAGCTTCTAACCAAGAAAATGCGTCAAATTCGTTCGGAGATTAATACAGTGGGTCAAATTAGGCACCGGAATCTTCTTCCTCTGTTAGCCCATATGAGTCGGCCTGACTGCCATTACCTTGTGTATGAATTCATGAAGAATGGTAGTTTACAAGACATGTTGAATCCGGCCCCAGACGGCAGCACTAGAGATTTCGATTGGTTTGCTCGGCTCAAGGTTGCAATAGGAGTGGCTGCAGGGCTTGAATATCTTCACATGAACCACTCCCCGCGGATAATTCACAGAGATCTCAAGCCTGGGAATGTACTTCTGGACGATGACATGGAAGCTCGAATTGCGGATTTTGGGCTTGCAAAAGCCATGCCTGATGCTAATACGCATATCTCCACTTCCAACCTCGCCGGAACTGTGGGTTATATAGCACCGGAGTACCACCAAACACTGAAGTTCACAGACAAGTGTGACATCTACAGCTTTGGGGTGTTGCTGGGGGTTCTGGTGATGGGAAAGCTCCCATCTGATAACTTTTTCCAGGAGACCACCGAGATGAGCTTGGTGAAATGGATGAGGAATGTCCTAACATCGGAGAATCCTAGACAAGCGCTTGATCCAAAGCTTTTGGGAAATGGGTTTGAGGAGCAAATGCTCTTGGTTTTGAAGATCGCTTGCTTCTGTACCTTGGATGACCCAAAGCAAAGGCCTAACAGCAAGGACGTTAGGTGTATGCTGACTCAAATCAGGCACTAG